The sequence CGCGCAACTGGATGGTGGGGAATTCCGCCATGCGATTGCCACCGCCGGCCACCGCACCGCGCGTGATGCGATGGCTCGTCATGTCGAGATAGCTTTCCAACGCACCGGCGGCCGCCCCCACCGCCGTGGCGGCAAGGCAGGAGGGAATGTTGCAGAGCATCGGCATCGCGTAGAGCGGCACGCCATGGAAGTCGCGGCCCGGAGTCCTGCCGGTGCCGGTATCCCGCACCTGCAACACACGGTGGACGGGCACGAAGGCGTCCTCTACCACCACGGTGCGGGAGCCGGTGCCGGCGAGGCCCACCGCGTGCCAGGTATCGTCGATCGTGAAGTCGGCCTTCGGCACCAGCAGAAAGGAAAGGACGGGTGGCACTCCCTCCTCGCCGGCCGGGATGAGCACGGAGCAGATGGCCCAGTCGGCGGCATCGCAACCGCTGGCGAAGGCCCAGCGGCCATCAAGGCGGAAGCCGCCCTCCACAGGCCGCACCTTGCCGGTGGGCGCGTAGGAGGCGCAGGCGGTGGCATCGGGATTGCCCCCCCACACGTCGCGCTGTGCTGCCTCGGGGAAGCTCGCGATCAGCCACTGGTGCGCGGCCAACAAGCCACAGGCCCACCCGGTCGAAGGACAGGCGCCCGCCACATCCATGATGAGATCGGCGAGGATGGCGAAGTCCTGCTCAAGGCCACCGAAGGCACGTGGCTGCACGGTGCGGAACAGCCCGGCCTCGCGCAGGGCGACGACGTTCTCGTCTGGCACCTGGCGCCGGCGCTCGGCCTCCGCGGCACGGGAGCGGATCTCCGGCAGGAGATGGCGGATGGCGGCCTTCAGCACGGCGGAAATGTCCCCGGCCTGCTCGTGCGGGAGACGGGGTGTAAGGGAGATCTGGTTCATTGGGGGTCTTCTCCGGTCGCTAGGCGGCGGGCGCGGCGACGCAATAGCCCGCGTCGTGGTAAAGCAGAGGCGAGCTGCTTTCATGCAGTTCTGCCTTCTCCACTTCGCCGACGAGGATGAGATGGGTGCCATAAGGAATGGCGGCGGCCTTGCGACAGAACAGGTTGGCCTGCGCGCCAAGCAGGAAGGGCACGCCTTCCTCGCTGTCCTGCCACTCATCCCCATCGAAACGGCGCTCAGGCGGCACGCC is a genomic window of Roseomonas gilardii subsp. gilardii containing:
- a CDS encoding acyl-CoA dehydrogenase family protein, translated to MNQISLTPRLPHEQAGDISAVLKAAIRHLLPEIRSRAAEAERRRQVPDENVVALREAGLFRTVQPRAFGGLEQDFAILADLIMDVAGACPSTGWACGLLAAHQWLIASFPEAAQRDVWGGNPDATACASYAPTGKVRPVEGGFRLDGRWAFASGCDAADWAICSVLIPAGEEGVPPVLSFLLVPKADFTIDDTWHAVGLAGTGSRTVVVEDAFVPVHRVLQVRDTGTGRTPGRDFHGVPLYAMPMLCNIPSCLAATAVGAAAGALESYLDMTSHRITRGAVAGGGNRMAEFPTIQLRVAEAAASVDAAREILLRDLRARAETARAGEEISVEDRIASRRGQSFATGLALRAAEALNASTGGQGLDLANPVQRAWRDVNAVGRHISLNWDAVGSMAGQFALGLEPKGQY